The DNA window TTGGATTGGGCTTCGAGTTGATAGCCACGTCTGGAACTGCCAGGGCTTTGCGTGAGCAAGGGTTGGATGTTCAGTCTGTCCTCAAGGTGCATGAGGGACGGCCCAACATCGAAGACCTGATTCGTTCTGGCGGGGTGCAGTTGGTGATCAATACTCCGATTGGACGTCAAGCTGCTCACGATGATCGCTATTTGCGCCGGGCCGCTCTCGACTATTCCGTTCCCACCCTCACCACACTGGCTGGTGCGCGTGCAGCTGTTGAGGCGATTGAAGCCTTGCAAACTCGAACAATCGTGATTCATGCCTTACAGGACGTCCACGCATCGCTTGTTGGCCAGTAGGGTTTTAAAAGCTTGCCGTTGATCTCTTGACCACGACCTCCGCGACAGTTATCGCTACAGGCAGCGATTGCCGGGATGCTTTTCGTGCTGCTTATCAAAACCGTTACACCTGGGATCCAGGATTTTCCGGATACTCAGGTCGCTGCATTTGGCTCCAAGGTGAGCGCTCTGTTGAAGGGACGTTCCATGTTGGCTCTGATCTAAAAGCCAAGGTTGAAGGGGTCTCCGATCCTGAAGTTGAAAAAGCTTTCGCGTCGCAACTTTGGGAAGTCTGCATTCATCGTGTGCGCCGCACATTTGAACAGACCCATTCTGAAAATACCTTTACCGCCGGTGATTGCACCGATGAAGGTCTTGAGGTGATTATTGGCGGTAAAGGTGAAGGTGATAAGTACCGAATTAAAAATGATGTTGTGACGATGGTCCATCGTCATATTCATGGAACGGTGGTAACCATTCATACCGAAAGCACAACTGATACAGG is part of the Synechococcus sp. WH 8016 genome and encodes:
- a CDS encoding DUF3386 domain-containing protein, which translates into the protein MTTTSATVIATGSDCRDAFRAAYQNRYTWDPGFSGYSGRCIWLQGERSVEGTFHVGSDLKAKVEGVSDPEVEKAFASQLWEVCIHRVRRTFEQTHSENTFTAGDCTDEGLEVIIGGKGEGDKYRIKNDVVTMVHRHIHGTVVTIHTESTTDTGNGYLSRCYTSQYSDPASGEARGGMNRFTDTFVPVSEGGAWVLSERTIRTDACADSPASEQTFRFVDLTSA